A region of the Cricetulus griseus strain 17A/GY chromosome 7, alternate assembly CriGri-PICRH-1.0, whole genome shotgun sequence genome:
CTCATGCATgaacacgtgtgtgcacacatgcacccttgcatatacacacacttattttatttcatccttgccttgcctttgtGAAGATAAGGAAAAGAACACTTCATTCTTGAGAGTCTAATTCTTTAGAACTTGCATATAGCTGACACTAGTCATTTACAGCAAAATGAGTACCAACCAAGAAGTTGCAAACTAAGATTTTGAGAATTCCTAGCCTACCTCCAGTGCCATTGAAAGTGACCAAGGAGCATCACTGGAAGGATTGTAATTACGGAGCaaaaaagcatacacacacacacacacacacacacacacacacacacacacacacacacacacgggggcggtgggggggaggaagaaagagagagagacagacagacagacagagagaaggggagattTAGTTATACAGTCCCAGGATGTCCTCAATTTCTAGATGTTCCTGCTTCTGTCCCTGGAatctgtgattacaggcatgtaccacctgtGCCCAGACAACtgctttctttctattctttggCAGGGAGAAAAGAAGGCATGTGGTTGGTCTAGTAGAATGGCAAAGTAATGACAAAGAACTTGGCAGTACCAAAACATCGAAGAGAATGGAGGGGATTAACATAGATGGTTGCTTTCCCACGGCAAGAACTGGATGGTGAGGGCTGAAAGACACCTTAGACCGGAGATCATGGCGGAGACCAACCAAGCAAGTCACAGGCTCATTGCAGCCTTAAGAAGTAAGGCTTtcagctaggcggtggtggcacacgcctttaatcccagtagaggcaggtggatctctgtgatttcaaggccaacctggcctacagagcaagttccaggacagcctccaaagctacagagaaaccctgtctggaaaaacaaacaaaaagaagtaaggcTTCAGCCAgttggtggtgacacacatctctaatcctaacacttggaaggcagaccTAGGTGGATTTTTGtcctcaagaccagcctggtctacagagaaagttccaggacacacagggctacacagagaaaccaaaaataaagttcTCTTTCATAGGGTGGGAGGAGCCAGGCCATAGGATAGAAACATTTCCAGAGCCAATGTTACAATGTGGTCTAGCTCTGGCCTTCTGAATTTTATGTTCTGATTCCTCCGCTCTGGGAAGTGGATCATCAGTGTGCCAAAAAAGCCAGGTTCTGGAATTCCCCAGACCATGAGACTTGAGACTATGGTGACTTGACAAGGAGAGATCTCTCAGGGGAGCCACTTGGTCTTCCATCTCTGGGGCATGAACATACCTTCATATCAGAGAGTGTGGTTCCTTACATTTTTGCAGTGAAAACAGTTCAGAGATTAATAACACGTAGTGAAACCCATTCGGGCaaaatcctcttttttttctgttcccaAAGCCCATGTGTTTTCTACTCCCTGATTCACCTAGAGATTTGCCGtctggttttcttccttccttttaacCCCATCCTAGTTGGTCCTAGCAATGACAAGTGGGCAGTGTACCCCAGGGAAATCCTATTCTGGACCTGGGTTGTCAATGACATCTTAGGTGTCATCGAGCTTTGACTTTTGTCACCTTCAGGGGCTTACCTCACCCTAAGGCCCAGGACCTGTAGCTATCTGTCTCTGGGGTCCCAACTGCATCCCCAAGACTGCAGATCCCCTCTACTATTCAGGTGTTTTACAAGGTAGGCCTTGTTGCATTAGAAGGAGGTGAGAAGCTAAATTGCCACTGTCCCATAGGCTCACTCTCACTCAGGGGAGAGCACTACCTGAATAGCCTGAGTCAGGACTCTGAAGGCCCCTTGGAAACAGTGGCCTGGTCCCAGAAACATAAACTCCAAAGTCAGCCTGAGCTTTTCTGAGCAAGACTGTGTGACCCGAGCCTTTTCTGTCACTATCCCATTTCCACCTCCAAGTCCCTGTATGTCAGGAAAAGAGAGTAACTTGGAGATCATCTTGAAAGTGGTGGGGTAGGGGCAGAACCCACATTTACCTGTTGCTTTCTCCAATCTGGCACGGAAGTCCCTGGAGAGTTGGGGGGCGGGGAGGTACCAATACAGGAGTTGCATGCTGCTTCTAGACAATGCAAGCTTGCTAACCacctgatgggcctgggaacaAACTTGGAAGACAAGCCCTTCATGTTACTGTCCCTGTCCCATGGGCTCCAGACACTGCTGAAGGATCATTACAGAGGCTACCACCCCAGACCAACCAAGACAATTCCTTTTCCCCAGCTCTCCCTCTCATCTATTTCAAGGTGCTGGACGACTTGATTTCTAGATCATTTTCTAGCTCATAATATATTCCCTCAATTATGAGTTTTGATCTCAGCttgctccccttttctctcttctttcttccctttcctctttccttctttcctttctttctttttcttgacagtctcctgtagcccaggatgccctGGAATTGACATTGAAATTCTCACCCTCCCCTCcacctgattgctgggattacaggcctgcatgtactaccatgcctggtttatgcagtgctgggattaaacccgGTAtctcgtgcatgctaggcaagtattctactaCTCAAGCTACATCCCTAACCTCTCCCTGTCTTTTATATGATCAGCAGGCACATAAGTGACTAAGCTTTGCTGTGATTTTATTCATATAGTTTCCTAGCCCAGAGTCGTGCCTGACACATggtaaggatgtggagaaaattcTGTTGTGAGCATGAAAGGATAAATGAATAGCTATTCAAGAGACTCATGGGGCCCTTGTCCTGtttccctgcttttgttttttgtttgttttgctttttgttattttgaggcagggttttcttcgtatccctggctgtcctggaactccgtAAACCAGGCAGACCCTGAactctacttgcctctgcctcccggagtgCCTGGgctaaaggcctatgccaccaccactcagcctgttaagttttttgagatagggtctcactctgcagcttAGGTTGGCCaggaactcaggatcctcctgccttttcccCTTGGTCTTCAAGTGGTCATTATTCTGTTTCTGATGCCATCAGCCAGGACAAAGGAGGCAGCTCTAACACAATTGTCTTATGCTTAAGGGAAGTCCATTGTGTGGAAACTTATAGGGATAATAAACTGTGATGGTGGTTCTTTTAAATAGACATCTGTGAAGAAAGATAAGCAAGACCTCACCATAAAGGTCCATAATCATGGGCAGGGCCCAGGGAAAACTGTTGAGAATGCAAACAAAAGCTATAACAAAAGACAGAAATTCTTAGTCATCATTATGCATTTAAAACCCCCAGCTAATAAATACTTTATTTGAGCAtctttgtatatttctttttttgtggagATTATAGTGCACCTATGTTTTTGAATCTTGCTTTTATGCTGTCGAATATGAACCTTTTTCCACACTGTCACAAACCCTTTATAGGTTTTAATggttgaataatactccattttaTGGATATACCACGAATCATCGACCACTTCCCCAATACTGATCATTTATTCTCCAGTATCTCCCCTATTATAACTAAGTAATACCAACAGGCAGCCTTTTGTGCATTAAACTTTTCCCatattttatttgcataatttttattaaacaaaataagaTTCTGTATTACACATTCATACTTCTCCAAATCCGGTTTTCAAAAAACTCCTAAGGGCGCAGTCCTATCTATTCTTTAATTTTCCTGTTGGTGATCTCACACCTCCATTGCAATGGTCCATGCCTCAAAGGCAGCATCTTCTCACACGGCAAAAGTGGATAATGCTGCCACTTCTAGGAAGCTGAGAATGTCCTGCCCACATGGAAGTTCTTGGTATTATTTGGACTGGGTTGCTGGGAACAAAATGACAGCTGAGACCTGCCATCACAGCAACTTGGTGGCAGCACACCCACATCCTGGTCTTTGGTCGGGTCTCGGCCAGAGCCTTAAGGGATCTCTGTATCCATAGTATAAATCTGAATGAGATCAGACACAATATTGTCAATGATTGGCTTGGTAAGGTCGTCACTAaacacttgccaccaaggcttCTCGGCCTCACCCTCTGCAGGCACCTCGACTCCATAGACCTGTAGGGCCAGGTAGAGCACAGCCACGGCTAGGTGCTGAGCCTGGAAGCGCAGGCACAGTCCCCCATGGTAGCTATCTCGAAGCAGGGCCCAGGCTGTAACAGAGATGGGGGTTCTCTGCCAGCTGTAACGATTCAGCCAGTTCTTGAGAGAAATCAAATAGTGCAGCAGGTacttgtgtgggtgctggaaagagACCTGGAAGCGCAGAACTCGCAGCATAAGAAGCTCACATTGCACAATGCTGTCTCGCAGCTCCCAGAAACGGGAATCCAGCTCCAACGGCTCGCTGCCCGGGTTGAAGTACCTGTGCGACACGTTGATGATGTCACGAGTACGCAAGTGTTGTTCCTCCACTTTGCCGGCCAAGTAAATGGAAGACATGGCGACCAGGTAGAGGTCATAAGCGTCCAGGTTGATCTCGCAGAAGAACTTATGGTAAATGGTGCACGCGGTGGCGATGGGAATGGACTGCATGCCTAGCTTGACGCCTGCCTCCATGATAAACCGGGTTACTCGGAAGTGCACCCTCGCCTCGGGCGCCGGTCTCTCCTCAGCTCGCGGCGCCACCGTTCCCCTCTCGCCGCCGCTGTCCGGCCGAACAGCCTCCATGAGGCCCAGCAGGCCGCCCCGGAAGGAGAAGCGCTCCGGCGCGCCGAGGCCGGCTCCGGCTCCGGGGGTCCTCGCGGAGGGGGCGTGGTCGATCGACGGCACGCCCCCGCCCCGCCTTGCCGCCGCACCCACCCTACCAGGCTTTTTCCCCTGGATTAAAAATGCGATCTCAGGAGATGCTTGCTGGAGGCGAGGGAGTGCTATTTTTAAGACATTTGAGAAAATACCATTTCTAATTTAGGAGGTTTTTCTCACCGTTGTTGAGAATATCCAGGCTCTGGATAGGATAAGGGTTGGCCCTCGCCCTAGCATTCGCCTCTGTGACCTTGGTTGGCCCTCTATGTCTCTGTTCCTTAGGTGCAAGTTGGGGTGGTTGGCTGTCCCTTCCTCGTGGAACTCTTGTGAAAAATGAACAAGTGATGTAGGCAAATCAAGAGTGCTTCGTAAGTTTGACTGTGATTTATTATTGAGGCAGGATTTCTATACTTAGCCCAGGCCTTGCACTTTTGAGCCTCTTACCCTAGCCTCTTTGGTAATGGGATTTCGGATGTGCATCGCCACACTCACCtcataaacttttttattttttttaatattttttgatcttccagacaaggtttctctgtagctttggaggctgtcctggaactcactctgtagaccaggctggcctcaaactccacagagatccgcctgcctctgcctcccaagtgctgggattaaaggcatgtgccaccaatgcccggtcataaacttatttttaaaattacaggggttggagagatgcatcagcggttaagagcactggttgctcttccagaggacctgggttcaattccagcacccacatggcagctcagaactgtctgaaactccagttccaagggatctgataccttcacaccaatgcacacaaaataaagttaaataataaattattaaaaaataaaaaataaataaaattacagacagggtttctctgtgtagccctggctgtcctggaactcactatgtagaccaggctggccttgaaatcacagagatcgctctggctctgcctcccaagtgctgggattaaagaggtgtgtgctaccactgccatGCTTCAGCTCATAAACTTTGGCTATTACTAATTTATCTTTAGTTAGCAACAAAGATGGACCTTTTCCACTTATGTTTGTATCTTTATATGTCTTTATGAATTAAGacattattttactttacttttttttgtttgtttgtttctcgagacagggtttctctgtgcctctgcctagtgctgggattacatgtcaccaccacctggctaagacattattttaaaatagaaaaaaaaatctaagccaTAAGGAACTCAAAAGAGACTACATTTCTGAggggtttgtttgagacagagtctcactatgtaatacCCTAAGCAGGCCTGGAACCAGCCatatagatcaggctgcctcaaacacacagagatctggctgcctctgcctgacaagtgctgggattaaaggtgaggacTACCACATGCCACAGAAAACCCTATGTTGTTGTTAGTGCTGGGATAGAATCCAGCACTTTACCCATGAGCTAAATGCCACGCCCGtcagtatgatttttttattattattatgtcaaAGGATCCTCTTGCAACACATCAGTAATGGTGGGCTAAGTTTAGAGGGAAAACTGGACTGTTTCCAGAGTACCCCTGACTTCTGTAGGAGCCCATTGTCTGGTACCGTGAGAATGTCCTTCCTGGGTCCTGGGGGCTGCATTTAGCCCTTTAGGCAGGAGGGCAGAGCAGCCAGGGCCTGCTGCAGCCCCCCTCCCTCTGAGAGCAGCTGTAAATCCATTTCCTGTCTTGTAATTATGTCCCATGTAGTAATTAGCCTCTTCATATCAATGAAGCTGAATTTCCATGGGTAATGAAGTGAAGCCCCAGTGTGTGAGGCAAATTGAAATATAGCACAGGCAGGTGATGGCCTCCAGTTTTCCGTGGGGACAGAGGTTATTTAACCCTTCATGTTCAAGGTCACTGTGTGCCAGGCCTGATGCTGGGtgctcttcctctctctgatCCTTGCTCCCCAGAGTCTGCACCTTTGTCTCCTGGGGTCAGGCCACCTTCTGTCATCAAGCCTTCACTCTCCAAAGTTCTTCTCCTCAAGACCCACTTCCTCCCTGGAATGTCTCCTAGATATTGTCCTTCAAAGGCAAAcagaattctgtgagttcaagaccagcctggtccacacagagAGTTcatggacagccagggctatacaccctgttcaaaaaaaaaaaaaagccccgaTGGCACAAAGGCCTTTCAGGGTCCTAACGCCCTGAAGCCAGTACAGAGCCATCTCTGCGGGAACATGTTTGGGTTTTCCCTGTACTCTTAGGGGGAGTGAGCCTGGGGAGTATAGATGGCCTCGTGGAAGAACTCAGTCTTGGGAATAAAGGGTGCCAACCCCAATGCTGTCTttagcttccattttttttttttttgagtctcaTTAAGTAGCCCAGcattggctagcctggaactccacatgtagaccaggctggtcttgaactcataaaggtccgcctgcctctgtctactaagtgctgggattaaaggtcttcACCACCGTGTCTGGCACTCTCTTTCTTGTCCTTATCCTTTCCAGGTTTCTCCCCGTTATCAGGCTATTTGGGGGATACCCATTATCCTTTGACTTTGTAGAGAATGGAGTGGAGTGTACAGAATGCATCTAAATGTTAGGAAAATTAAGAAAGAGGATTGCATTAGCCTTAAccctcatttctgttttcttcttctgttttgttttgttttattttgtttttttggggacagagtttctctgtgtaaccctggctgtcctggaactttctctgaagaccaggctggcctcaatctcagagatctgccagtcccagtctcctgagtgctaggattaaaggtgtgggctaccaccatctggtttctttatttttttagacaaatCTTGTGTAGTTCATGCTCGCCTTGAACCCCTTATCTTGTTGCTtttacctcctaagtgttgggatccCAGGAATGAACCATCACATTCAGCTGaaccctctttcttcctcttcctcttcctctttctctttctttctcttcctctttctctttctctttctcttcctctttctctttctctttctttctttctctttctcttccttccttccttccttttttttttgtttgtttttgtttttcaagacagggtttctctgtggctttggaggctgtcctggaactagttctcgtagaccaggctggtctcgaactcacagagatctgcctgcctctgcctcccgagtgctgggattaaaggcgtgagccaccactgcccggcatcttttttcttttttaatgtttacagatactacttttaattatgtgttggTTTGTGTGTCTGGATGTGGTTTTGTGCTTGTGAGTGtaggtgccagcagaggccagaggcataaGATCTCCTGGAGCAGGAGTAACAGacggttgtaagctgcctgacatgggcgctgggaatcaaaccctgggcctctggaagagcttAAGTATTCTTTACTGCagatccatctctccaggtcctaaCCTTTCCTTCTgagatggtctcactgtgtagctggcGCTTGAACTCCTCCTGCTTTATCCTttcaagtattgggattataggcatgaatgACCTAGCCTTGAAATCCTTGAACAAGCTACCCAGTTGCTGATTAAGTCCCTTAGATCCCTGATCTCTAAAATGAGGACAAGGATTACTGTCATGCGTATCTCATTGGACCTAGGAAGAGGTAGGGAATGGCTTTTCTGGGACATGTCTAGGGAAGCATGTCCATATGTTGATTGTGCATTCCCTACTTGTCACATACATGGTCAACTAAGTGGAACATGTCTTTTTATCTCTTAGAAATGTAAAACTACTAAATAGGATGATAAACAgtatataaaaatgtcataacaaaatttattttaaatgttaaggtTCAGCTAATGGAGGGAAAAAAGTAGTAATAAGAGTCCTAAAGAAttagaaattctaaaaaaaaaaaaaaaaaaattagaaattcttCAGAAAATTCCAGACTATGTGGAAAACAGCCTCAGAGCCCTGGAGTCAGAGGAGAAGCATCTCCAAGGAGAAGATTTATCTCAGAGTTCCAATAACTTATCTCAGAGCtaaatgtacatatgcatatttcCTGGCTTTTGTTTCATCCTTTCTATAAACTGCAATGCTGCTACTGGCAGGGCTGAGAGAAGCTAAGAATTTCTCTCTCCCCAGTCTGGCCAAAACTGTAAACAAATCCTTTTCTTTCCCAATTTCTGTCTCCCAGTCTTTGGGTAAAATAGCAAGCAAGAGTGATGAGATCTCAAGAACACGGGTACTTTCTTATTAGCTATCTAGACCTTACACATTTGTTCTGTTGTCTAACTCCAGACATTCTATGAGGGAGGTATCGTTTATCTtacatataaataagaaaattgtgGGACTGAAAacatggctcaggagttaagagcactgactgctcttccagagtatctgggtttgattcccagcacccatatggtagtttacaaccatctgtaattccatttcctgGGAATttgatgccttctggcctccatgtacatcagacatacacatggtgcacagacatacatgcatgtacttgtccatataaaaaataaaataattgataaaaaaGATTAAAGAGATCACCCATAGTCTAATGAATATTACATCCCTTCTTAAGACCAGCATTAATGATtatactctgtgtgtgtctgtgtgtgtgttgtatgtataggAATGAGTGTATACATGTAAATGAAAGCCAAAGTTGATATCATGTATCTTCCTTGattgttctccatcttatttttttgagacagagtcgcTCACTTAACCTGGAATTCATCCGTTCAACTAGGTTACTAGCCAAAGAGCCCTAGATATTGTCCctgctcccagcactggggttacagacacactCTGTCACAGTCCTTGTGTTTGTAAGGCCAGCACTCCACCAACTGTGATTAGTTTTAATTGTGATGGTGAcccaatctagaatcacctgagagtCTCAATGGGAGTGTCTAGACTATATTGGCTGTCCCACaaggtgtgtgtatggtgttgaTTGCGTttgttgatgtgggaagacccaggccACCTTGAGTGGCAGCATTCCCTAGTCTTGAGCCCTGAACTATATATATATGAGTGGAGAAAGTGAGTTGGATAGCAGACATGCATacattctgtctctcttttcttttgcctGTGGATGTGACTAGCACTTCAAGTTTCCCTGATTTGACTTTCCTGGAATGATGGAGTATAATCTGGAATTATAATTGGAACGAACTCTTTCTCCCctaaatttttttggggggtccaGGGTATTTTAGGAATTATAATTggaatgaaccctttcctcccctaaattgTTTTTTGGGggcagggtattttatcacagcaacagaaataaaactaaggaTGCTATCtaagcatctccccagcctcgAGTAAGCTGTTTTTAAGAAtttgggcttttgttttcatCACAGACACATGTAGTCTTGAATTTATACACAAACACCGATTTTCTCAGTTTTCTGGTATCCCAGTTTCATTATGGCTTCCACAGAAAGTGAACTAATGCTTGTAATGAGTAAGCTATGACTTTCAGCTCTGCAGGGCTCCAGTGGGTTGCTCAAGCTGCCCCCTCAATACCAACTAGAGAGAGCCTTAGTCTAGTCTGTAGCCTCAGAATGGGGCGCCAGAGCTCCTTCCCTACCAGAACACTTCTaatgtttttttggggggcggggcagAGCTAATAATGCCTGCCTTATAAGATTGTTGctagtattaaaataaatatttgcacaTAAAGGACAGTGCTAGTGGCTGGGAGTGTAATTCAGCTGTGCATGTATATGCCTTCTCtttcctgtacacacacacccacataccacGAAAGCAATGACTGCCATTGCCAGTACCATATAAAGCTGGTCATGATAGCACATGAGACACATCTTTTGTAGGATgaatttggagccagcctgggttaaaagagaccttatctcaaatagACAGTACATATTAAGTGCTCTGTAGCTGTCATTTTTACCACATACCCCCAGCCAGATATTTCATGAAGTGCTTTTTATGCACACAATTCTCATTTAGATGGCACCACAACCCTGTACAGGGCATGGCAGCCTGGGCTGatggtaagtttgaggctagcttgccCTGCGCATTGAGACCTCCTCTCAACAATTAAACACGAAAAAAGGTCCTTATCCTCCTATGCGTCTTCTTCGTCCCTTTGTGGGCCTTCTTCAGAAAAAGCTCTGAAGTCTGAGGGTGGCAATAGTTGGGTGCTGGGTGACCTTGTGGTCTCTGGCATTGTCTCCAACTAATGGTGGGGATATTGACCTTTAAATGACTTGCAAAGGGTCTCTCTTTTTGGGGGGTGTCGGGGAAAGTCAGTTTAAGCTCTGAAGAGTTTTAAGGAGTGAGAGCAGACAGGGTAAAAATAAACATTCACATTAATCCATTATCCTAATGATCATCCTAAAGATAAGCTTGATCAGATATGAGCAGGGCTGAGATTGATTTGCCTAAAATAAGAAgctcatttgcatttttctgattttcCTCTACTTCATTTAGCTACATTAAGGGACAGCTGCAGCTCTTGCCAAGGACAAACATTTGAAATATATGGATATTGCCTGTGTGTATTTATGGGCCTCAGTGTCCTACCCACCCACCTGTGGGTATTGTAATCTAGAGGAGCAGGGGGACAGCTGAGGGAAGTTCAAGGTGGCAGTTCTGATTTGCTAATGCAGAGTGAGCCTTTGCAACTTCCATttgatcacattttaaaatttatacattGGTGGAATCAAAGAGTATGTCTGGTTCAAATGACTTGGAGACGATCCTAGTCTGCAGTCTCCTATGAGGTCATTAACACATCTCCTTTCATTAATCATTCATAATCAACCTAAAGAGACAGCTAGGAGAGATACTTTGCATTCCCATTTACAGATGAGAGAACTGCAGTCCAGTGAAGTTAAAGTATATGATTTGGGCCTAGTCCACAGTGTCTGGGGCTCAGTGCCTTCCAGGTCAGAATTCTCTGAGATGGGACTCA
Encoded here:
- the Ccnq gene encoding cyclin-Q isoform X2, which translates into the protein MEAVRPDSGGERGTVAPRAEERPAPEARVHFRVTRFIMEAGVKLGMQSIPIATACTIYHKFFCEINLDAYDLYLVAMSSIYLAGKVEEQHLRTRDIINVSHRYFNPGSEPLELDSRFWELRDSIVQCELLMLRVLRFQVSFQHPHKYLLHYLISLKNWLNRYSWQRTPISVTAWALLRDSYHGGLCLRFQAQHLAVAVLYLALQVYGVEVPAEGEAEKPWWQVFSDDLTKPIIDNIVSDLIQIYTMDTEIP